The following proteins are co-located in the Halopelagius inordinatus genome:
- a CDS encoding nucleotide exchange factor GrpE, with amino-acid sequence MSEDSVDPDRKADPDADRAEETADAPDETADETTTNGDAAAADAPSTDEALAARVAAYDEELAADVESLQRRVSDLESELDASNEQVEDLSSRLKRTQADFQNYKKRAKNKQEQIRERATEDFVGRVVAVRDNLVRALEQDEDADIRPGVESTLEEFDRILSSENVATIDPEPGADVDPTRHEVMMRVDSDQPEGTVADVYQPGYEMAEKVIREAQVTVSTGDGDE; translated from the coding sequence ATGAGTGAGGACTCCGTCGACCCGGACCGCAAAGCCGACCCCGACGCAGACCGCGCCGAAGAGACGGCCGACGCCCCGGACGAGACGGCCGACGAGACGACCACGAACGGCGACGCGGCGGCCGCGGACGCGCCGTCCACCGACGAGGCTCTCGCCGCCCGCGTGGCCGCCTACGACGAGGAACTCGCGGCGGACGTCGAGTCGCTTCAGCGTCGCGTCTCGGACCTCGAATCCGAACTGGACGCCTCGAACGAACAGGTCGAAGACCTCTCCTCGCGCCTCAAGCGCACGCAGGCCGACTTCCAGAACTACAAGAAGCGCGCCAAGAACAAACAAGAGCAGATTCGAGAACGCGCCACCGAGGACTTCGTCGGGCGCGTCGTCGCGGTGCGCGACAACCTCGTTCGGGCACTCGAACAGGACGAGGACGCCGACATTCGCCCGGGCGTCGAATCGACTCTCGAAGAGTTCGACCGCATCCTGTCTTCGGAGAACGTCGCGACCATCGACCCCGAACCCGGTGCCGACGTGGACCCGACGCGCCACGAGGTGATGATGCGCGTCGACAGCGACCAACCCGAGGGCACCGTCGCCGACGTCTACCAACCCGGCTACGAGATGGCCGAGAAGGTCATCCGCGAGGCGCAGGTGACAGTCAGCACCGGCGACGGCGACGAGTAG
- a CDS encoding proteasome assembly chaperone family protein: MAHINVLAEDVSLSEPTLIEGLPGVGLVGKIAADHVVEEFEMTHYANVHCDGVPQVAVYQDGDSTLRSPVRLYADEERDLYVLQSDVPIRPDSAAELADCLSNWFDDESILPVFLSGIPREKQASDVPELYGVSAGEGARMLADADIGEPKETGLVSGPTGALLNDAVERGRTTVGLVVESDPKFPDPAAARVVLKEGIEPLTGVEIPSDDLVDHAEDIREAKERLAKRMQNAEEESTQARPLGMYQ; the protein is encoded by the coding sequence ATGGCCCACATAAACGTGCTCGCCGAGGACGTGTCGCTCTCGGAACCGACGCTGATAGAGGGACTCCCCGGCGTCGGGCTGGTGGGGAAGATAGCGGCCGACCACGTCGTAGAGGAGTTCGAGATGACCCACTACGCGAACGTCCACTGCGACGGCGTCCCGCAGGTCGCGGTGTATCAGGACGGCGACTCCACCCTCCGGTCGCCGGTCAGACTGTACGCGGACGAGGAACGCGACCTCTACGTCTTACAGAGCGACGTGCCCATCCGACCGGACTCGGCGGCCGAACTCGCGGACTGCCTCTCGAACTGGTTCGACGACGAGTCGATTCTCCCAGTCTTCCTCTCCGGTATCCCCCGGGAGAAGCAAGCGAGCGACGTGCCGGAACTGTACGGCGTCAGCGCCGGCGAGGGAGCCCGGATGCTCGCGGACGCGGACATCGGCGAACCGAAAGAGACGGGCCTCGTCTCCGGACCGACCGGCGCGTTGCTCAACGACGCCGTCGAACGCGGACGGACCACGGTGGGTCTCGTCGTCGAGTCGGACCCGAAGTTCCCCGACCCCGCCGCCGCCCGCGTCGTCCTCAAAGAGGGAATCGAACCGCTCACGGGCGTCGAGATTCCGTCCGACGATTTAGTCGACCACGCGGAGGACATCCGCGAGGCCAAGGAGCGACTGGCAAAGCGCATGCAGAACGCCGAGGAGGAGAGCACGCAGGCCCGACCGCTCGGGATGTACCAGTAG
- a CDS encoding RsmB/NOP family class I SAM-dependent RNA methyltransferase, whose amino-acid sequence MNPLKRYAPLVGDEEAFSAACERPLPSVVRVNTIETTVERARTALDAEGVAYEPTEWHPGVLKLDERGPGTSWPYYHGWLHGQEEVSALPAIALDPDPGDAVWDACAAPGSKTTQLAALMDDRGVLVGNDNNLGRLSALRHNAERLGVSNLVVTNQDARNFSFKPFGEGTDDPEAFEEFDGALVDAPCSCEGTIRKNPDALDRWTMNHVKSVAGIQKGILRRAVQATREGGTVVYSTCTFAPEENEAVLDHVLDEEDCRVVEWDAPDGFDTVPGVTEWEDDEYDPSVELAHRVYPHLNDTGGFFCAKLEVTA is encoded by the coding sequence ATGAACCCGCTCAAGCGGTACGCACCGCTCGTCGGCGACGAGGAGGCGTTCTCGGCCGCGTGCGAGCGGCCGCTTCCGTCGGTCGTTCGCGTCAACACCATCGAGACGACGGTGGAACGCGCGCGGACGGCCTTAGACGCCGAGGGCGTCGCCTACGAACCGACCGAGTGGCACCCCGGCGTCCTGAAACTCGACGAACGCGGCCCCGGCACCTCGTGGCCGTACTACCACGGCTGGCTCCACGGACAAGAGGAGGTGTCGGCGCTTCCCGCGATAGCGTTGGACCCCGACCCCGGCGACGCCGTCTGGGACGCCTGCGCCGCCCCCGGGAGCAAGACGACGCAACTGGCCGCTCTGATGGACGACCGAGGCGTCCTCGTCGGCAACGACAACAACCTCGGACGCCTGTCCGCACTCAGACACAACGCCGAACGACTCGGCGTCTCGAACCTCGTCGTGACGAATCAGGACGCGCGGAACTTCTCGTTCAAGCCGTTCGGCGAGGGGACGGACGACCCCGAGGCGTTCGAGGAGTTCGACGGGGCCCTCGTGGACGCGCCGTGTTCCTGCGAGGGGACGATTCGGAAGAACCCGGACGCACTCGACAGGTGGACGATGAACCACGTCAAAAGCGTCGCGGGCATCCAGAAAGGCATCCTCCGCCGCGCGGTGCAGGCGACGCGGGAGGGCGGCACCGTCGTCTACTCCACCTGTACGTTCGCGCCCGAGGAGAACGAGGCCGTCCTCGACCACGTCCTCGACGAAGAGGACTGCAGAGTCGTCGAGTGGGACGCCCCCGACGGGTTCGACACCGTCCCCGGCGTCACCGAGTGGGAGGACGACGAGTACGACCCGAGCGTCGAACTGGCCCACCGCGTCTATCCGCATCTCAACGACACGGGCGGGTTCTTCTGCGCGAAACTGGAGGTGACCGCATGA
- a CDS encoding DUF7122 family protein, whose product MSDTETDDRPTNDGQRFDRLPETADGRVVAGRPTREEVVTWWENRYGVPPETWDGHTFWEKGAGKIWAFADDVVSPADVEGLGLRILRARQEHWKPSTNAVQRFGGAATKNVVELDGEEATRFVAGEDQEIDWDGDWGYLVAAHELAGEREPIGVGLFLHGELRSTVPKGRQEDLPELD is encoded by the coding sequence ATGAGCGACACGGAGACCGACGACCGACCGACGAACGACGGACAGCGATTCGACCGCCTGCCCGAGACGGCGGACGGCCGAGTCGTCGCGGGCCGACCCACGCGCGAGGAAGTCGTCACGTGGTGGGAGAACCGCTACGGCGTCCCGCCGGAGACGTGGGACGGTCACACGTTCTGGGAGAAGGGCGCGGGCAAGATTTGGGCGTTCGCGGACGACGTTGTGAGTCCCGCCGACGTGGAGGGACTCGGCCTCAGAATCCTCCGCGCTCGACAGGAGCACTGGAAGCCGTCGACGAACGCCGTCCAACGGTTCGGCGGCGCGGCGACGAAGAACGTCGTCGAACTCGACGGCGAGGAGGCGACTCGGTTCGTCGCGGGCGAGGACCAAGAGATAGACTGGGACGGCGACTGGGGGTATCTCGTCGCCGCGCACGAACTCGCGGGCGAACGCGAACCCATCGGAGTCGGCCTGTTTCTCCACGGCGAACTCCGCTCGACGGTACCGAAAGGCCGCCAAGAGGACCTGCCGGAGTTAGACTGA
- a CDS encoding four-helix bundle copper-binding protein: MSLTETASNIDHLSDEQRDCIENCFEAAEVCEWCADECIGEGEEMAECARLCRDVADLTSLHARFMARDSNYSTQLAQACAGACEECAEECARHDDEHCQVCAEVLEECAETCRQMAA; this comes from the coding sequence ATGTCTCTGACAGAAACCGCGTCCAACATCGACCATCTGAGCGACGAGCAACGCGACTGTATCGAGAACTGCTTCGAGGCCGCGGAAGTCTGCGAGTGGTGCGCAGACGAGTGTATCGGCGAAGGAGAGGAGATGGCCGAGTGCGCCCGTCTCTGCCGAGACGTCGCCGACCTGACGAGCCTTCACGCGCGGTTCATGGCTCGGGACTCCAACTACAGCACTCAACTCGCCCAAGCCTGCGCCGGGGCGTGCGAGGAGTGCGCCGAAGAGTGCGCCCGCCACGACGACGAGCACTGTCAGGTCTGCGCCGAGGTTCTGGAGGAGTGCGCAGAGACCTGTCGGCAGATGGCGGCGTAA
- a CDS encoding DUF790 family protein, whose translation MLTKDLLRVSRAGGGYHPKFAGRESEPLAARVIGVFQGHVGEPRHRLDEALGELEDDADDFKLVRGFAALADREATFETRAELPPERVRRVAFEEAEAVGVVTADEREAALERVADRLAADRSAVESSLYADREVNEVLASFDPRWSPDELLERSDVSLERSDAEDVAEAVRITPENLIRLYNLSLAQTALFDATEVRIRCSDPRTLVTAVKRLELMYEIRTDDGEWDVVVTGPDSLFRKTRRYGTRFARLLRTVAKTSEWRLTATIDDRGTERTMRLSESDPVAVSSSRPAAETRFDSGVEAEFAARFESVDSDWELVREPAPLAVGESVMIPDFAFDYEFAEFRVFFEIMGFWTPEYVEKKLGQLAALDGVEMLVAVDESLGVSEDIEARDHRAIPYSGSVRIKDVRDALRRYEERLVTASASALPDELRPDADAVSLSELADERGVSEDAIEGVSFPDHRRVGRTLVRAELLEELAAALEPGMSLDDAEDVLSERDVTDTSSVLAELGYEVVWEGLSGGTLRNAE comes from the coding sequence GTGTTGACGAAAGACCTCCTGCGCGTCTCTCGGGCGGGCGGAGGATACCACCCGAAGTTCGCCGGGCGAGAGTCAGAGCCCCTCGCTGCCCGCGTCATCGGCGTGTTTCAGGGGCACGTCGGCGAACCTCGCCACCGACTCGACGAGGCACTCGGGGAGTTGGAGGACGACGCAGACGACTTCAAACTCGTCCGCGGGTTCGCGGCGTTGGCCGACCGGGAGGCGACGTTCGAGACGCGGGCGGAACTGCCCCCAGAGCGGGTCAGACGGGTGGCGTTCGAGGAGGCGGAAGCCGTCGGCGTCGTCACCGCGGACGAACGCGAGGCGGCACTCGAACGGGTCGCAGACCGCCTCGCGGCCGACCGGTCTGCGGTCGAATCGTCGCTGTACGCGGACAGGGAAGTAAACGAGGTGCTCGCGTCGTTCGACCCGCGGTGGAGTCCCGACGAACTGCTCGAACGTTCCGACGTCTCTCTCGAACGGTCGGACGCCGAAGACGTCGCGGAGGCCGTCCGAATCACCCCGGAGAACCTGATTCGGCTCTACAACCTCTCTCTCGCTCAGACCGCGCTTTTCGACGCTACCGAGGTCCGCATCCGGTGTTCGGACCCGCGAACGCTCGTCACGGCGGTCAAACGGCTCGAACTGATGTACGAGATACGGACGGACGACGGCGAGTGGGACGTCGTCGTGACGGGGCCGGACTCGCTGTTCCGAAAGACGCGGCGGTACGGCACGCGCTTTGCGCGACTGCTCCGAACGGTGGCGAAGACGTCGGAGTGGCGGCTGACCGCGACTATCGACGATAGGGGCACCGAACGGACGATGCGTCTCTCGGAGTCGGACCCGGTGGCAGTCTCGTCCTCCCGGCCCGCCGCGGAGACGCGTTTCGACAGCGGCGTCGAAGCGGAGTTCGCCGCCCGGTTCGAGTCGGTCGATTCGGACTGGGAGTTGGTCCGCGAACCCGCGCCGTTGGCCGTCGGCGAGAGCGTCATGATTCCCGACTTCGCGTTCGACTACGAGTTCGCGGAGTTCAGGGTGTTCTTCGAGATAATGGGCTTTTGGACCCCCGAGTACGTCGAGAAGAAACTCGGTCAGTTGGCCGCGCTCGACGGGGTGGAGATGCTCGTCGCCGTAGACGAGAGCCTCGGCGTTAGCGAGGATATCGAGGCGCGCGACCACCGGGCGATTCCGTACTCCGGGTCGGTCCGCATCAAAGACGTTCGCGACGCCCTCCGCCGGTACGAAGAGCGGTTGGTGACGGCGTCGGCGTCCGCCCTCCCCGACGAGTTGCGACCCGACGCCGACGCGGTGTCGCTCTCGGAACTGGCCGACGAACGCGGCGTGAGCGAGGACGCAATAGAGGGCGTCTCGTTTCCCGACCACCGGCGCGTGGGCCGAACGCTCGTCCGAGCCGAACTGTTGGAGGAACTCGCCGCCGCACTCGAACCGGGGATGTCGCTCGACGACGCCGAAGACGTGCTGTCCGAGAGGGACGTTACGGACACCAGTTCGGTGCTCGCGGAGTTGGGGTACGAGGTGGTCTGGGAGGGTCTCAGCGGCGGAACACTCCGGAACGCGGAGTGA
- a CDS encoding transcriptional initiation protein Tat, with amino-acid sequence MEFRSSTRRRVLQVVVAGLSAGCLGSAPGATGPRRPPGAPAGEPRTTPTRPDLYVETFDFGAADDGALRVFGEVGNRGAAERVGRVRVRVTLNGERTVRETSVTVAPGSSAAFEVEFEVTESEFLNGGEIDVSVN; translated from the coding sequence ATGGAGTTTCGGTCCTCGACGCGACGGCGCGTCCTGCAGGTGGTCGTGGCCGGTCTCTCCGCGGGATGTCTCGGGTCCGCCCCCGGCGCGACCGGTCCGCGTCGCCCGCCGGGAGCACCCGCCGGAGAACCGCGGACGACGCCGACTCGGCCCGACCTGTACGTGGAGACGTTCGACTTCGGCGCGGCCGACGACGGAGCGCTCCGCGTGTTCGGCGAGGTGGGGAATCGAGGGGCGGCGGAACGGGTCGGTCGCGTCCGCGTGAGGGTGACGCTCAACGGCGAACGGACCGTCCGCGAGACGTCCGTGACCGTCGCGCCCGGGAGTTCGGCGGCCTTCGAAGTCGAGTTCGAGGTGACCGAATCCGAATTCCTGAACGGCGGCGAAATCGACGTGAGCGTGAACTGA
- a CDS encoding DEAD/DEAH box helicase has translation MLTLTFEDGTVRLDGLAESGLSTADLPGVETDDRSLVARAPAHRYAAVRSALDERGVAYEDRVLPEERLDVSHSYDLRDYQREALDAWRDEGDRGVLELPTGSGKTVIAVAAVAALGVPTLVVVPTIDLLEQWRRELETEFEVPVGQFGGGEQTQERITVSTYDSAYLRAEDVGGDFGFVVFDEVHHLGGEGYRDVARLLAAPARLGLTATFERPDGAHEVIAELVGPKVHELSVEELAGDHLAEYEVRRVEVELTPEEREAYEEAQGTFVDYLKRSDLSLTSGSDYRKLVMRSGSDPKAREALLAKQRARRIMMNSDAKVAKLASILDRHRGDRIIVFTAHTDLVYRLSERFLLPAVTNETGAAERREILGRFRDGTYSRVVTANVLDEGVDVPDANVAVLLAGSGSEREFAQRLGRILRPKADGGRATLYELVSVETAEERVADRRR, from the coding sequence GTGCTCACGCTGACGTTCGAGGACGGAACCGTTCGCCTCGACGGCCTCGCGGAGTCGGGCCTCTCTACGGCCGACCTGCCGGGCGTCGAAACCGACGACCGGAGCCTCGTCGCCCGCGCGCCCGCCCATCGCTACGCGGCCGTCCGCTCCGCCCTCGACGAACGCGGTGTCGCTTACGAGGACCGAGTGCTCCCCGAGGAACGTCTCGACGTCTCGCACTCGTACGACTTGCGCGACTACCAGCGCGAGGCCCTCGACGCGTGGCGGGACGAGGGCGACAGGGGCGTCCTCGAACTGCCGACCGGAAGCGGGAAGACGGTCATCGCAGTCGCCGCCGTCGCCGCACTCGGCGTTCCGACACTCGTGGTCGTCCCGACCATCGACCTCCTCGAACAGTGGCGACGCGAACTGGAGACGGAGTTCGAGGTTCCGGTCGGGCAGTTCGGCGGCGGCGAACAGACGCAAGAGCGAATCACCGTCTCGACGTACGATTCGGCGTACCTCCGCGCGGAGGACGTCGGCGGCGACTTCGGGTTCGTCGTCTTCGACGAGGTGCACCACCTCGGCGGCGAGGGGTACAGAGACGTCGCCCGGTTGCTCGCCGCACCCGCGCGCCTCGGTCTGACGGCGACGTTCGAACGCCCGGACGGCGCACACGAGGTGATCGCCGAACTCGTCGGCCCGAAGGTTCACGAACTCTCGGTCGAGGAGTTGGCGGGCGACCACCTCGCGGAGTACGAGGTGCGGCGCGTCGAAGTCGAACTCACGCCCGAGGAACGCGAGGCGTACGAGGAGGCCCAAGGGACGTTCGTCGACTACCTCAAGCGCTCGGACCTCTCTCTGACGAGTGGCTCGGACTACCGAAAACTCGTGATGCGGTCCGGTTCCGACCCGAAAGCGCGGGAAGCGCTCCTCGCGAAGCAACGCGCCCGGCGCATCATGATGAACTCCGACGCGAAAGTGGCGAAACTCGCGTCCATCTTGGACCGCCACCGCGGGGACAGGATAATCGTCTTCACCGCCCACACAGACCTCGTCTACCGACTCTCGGAGCGGTTTCTCCTCCCCGCGGTGACGAACGAGACGGGCGCGGCGGAACGCCGCGAGATTCTCGGTCGGTTCCGCGACGGGACGTACTCTCGCGTCGTCACCGCGAACGTGTTAGACGAGGGGGTGGACGTTCCGGACGCGAACGTCGCGGTACTTCTGGCGGGAAGCGGGTCCGAACGCGAGTTCGCACAGCGACTCGGGCGCATCCTCAGACCGAAGGCGGACGGCGGACGCGCGACGCTCTACGAACTCGTGAGCGTCGAGACGGCCGAAGAACGGGTGGCCGACCGGCGGCGGTAG